ACACATCTTCGTGAGGCAAGAACACTACGCGGAAATGATCAGGCTTACCCCAGTTAAAACCAGAGCCCTGTACTAACAACACTTTTTCTTCTTTCAAAAGATCGGCAACAAATTGTTGATCATCCTCAATGGGATAAACCTCAGGATCCAATCTTGGAAATAAATACAAAGCTGATTTTGGCTTCACACAAGTAACGCCAGGAATTTCAATGATGAGTTTCCATGCGAGGTCGCGTTGCTTTGCAAGACGACCGCCCTCCCCCACCAAATCATTGATGCTTTGATAGCCGCCGAGCGCAGTCTGGATTGCATACTGACCAGGCACGTTTGCACAAAGACGCATAGAGGCCAACATATTGAGGCCTTCGATGTAATCGCGCACCATTTCCTTGTCGCCTGATACCACCATCCAGCCAGCGCGGTAGCCGCAGGAGCGGTAATTCTTGGATAAGCCGTTAAAGGTGATGATGACAACATCAGTAGATAATGAAGCTAATGAAAGATGCTTCTCCCCGTCGTACAACATCTTGTCGTAGATTTCATCGGCAAACAGAATCAAACCATGTTCACGGGCAATTTGCGTTAACTCTAGCAATACCTCTTTGGAGTAAATAGCACCTGTAGGATTGTTGGGATTAATCACCACAATCGCTTTAGTACGAGGCGTAATTTTCTTACGCAGATCATTTAAGTCAGGCGCCCAATCTTTAGATTCATCACAAAGATAATGCACGGGTGTTCCGCTCGACAAACTCACTGCAGCAGTCCACAGTGGGTAATCTGGCGTCGGCACTAAGACCTCATTACCATCATTCAAGAGTGCGTTCATTGAGAGTACGATGAGCTCAGAAACACCATTGCCGGTGTACACGTCATCCAAAGCTACGCCTTGAATACCTTTTTCCTGGTAATATTGCATGATCGCTTTGCGAGCAGCGAATATCCCTTTGGAGTCAGAATAGGCAGAAGCGTTACTTAAATTTCGAATCATGTCTAACTGAATTTCTTCAGGAGGATCAAAACCGAAAACCCCTACGTTTCCGATGTTTAATTTAATGATTTTGTGACCCTCTTCCTCCATGCGCTGAGCAAGCTCGAGCACCGGCCCACGTATGTCATAACAGACGTTTTCAAGCTTTTGGGACTTTAGGATCGGTTTCACAATAAATTTAATGGTAAGTTCTTGAAATATGAGAAAAAACAACTAGCTATAATCCACATAATTATGACAGAGAGCCCACTTGAAGCTTCAATCTGATCTCCATTCAGGAGCGAATACGATCACTGGCTACGGCGATGGCTACGTAGAGATCAATAAAGCTCCCTATGCACATGCCGTGCTTCTAAGCTCAGATGGCGCCATCTCAGAGTGGCCAGTCCAAGCATTTGATGATCTAGAGCCCAACCATTTCGCGCAAATGGTTGATTTAAAGCCAGAATTAATTCTGATAGGCACCGGCAGTCGTCAGCGATTCCCAAAGCCGGAACTTCTAAAAGCCTTGATTGAAGCAAAAATTGGCTTTGAAATCATGGATTCCCAGGCTGCCTGTCGAACCTACAGCATCTTGGTAGGCGAAGGACGCCAAGCTCTATTGGCTCTGATAGTGGAGCCCATTTAATGCAATTTAGCCAGATTCGGCAATCATCAGCCCTTAATCCAGGCAAGATTTTGCTGCTAGTCATCATTTATGCATTGCTTTGGTTTGGCACACTGAACTATCGTCACCTCATCCCTTCAGATGAAGGGCGTTATGCAGAAATCGCTCGCGAAATGCTGGTAACAGGCGACTGGATTACCCCGCGCTATAACGGCTATAAGTATTTTGAAAAGCCACCACTTCAAGCTTGGGCAACTGCTGCTTCATTTCAGATGTTTGGCATTGGTGACTGGCAAGCGCGTCTTTGGACCGCATTAACCGGCTTTCTCACCATTCTTTTTGTTGGCTTTACTGGCGCCAAAATTTATAACGCGAGAGCAGGCTGGTTGGCAGCAATTGTGTTGGCATCCAGTCCGATGTGGGTTATCAGCGGTCATTTCAATTCGCTAGATATGGGCCTCTCCTCTTTTTTGGTTGCAGCACTCTGTAGCTTGTTGCTAGCCCAAAGTTCTCATAATAAAAATAGCTGTCGCAATTGGATGTGGGTTTGTTGGATTTTCATGGCGCTGGCGACCTTATCCAAGGGCGTGATTGGTGCCGCAATTCCTGCAATGGTATTTATTGCCTATTCCATTAGTACGTGGGATTGGAAAATTTGGGCCCGCTTGCGTTTATTCAGCGGAAGCGTTTTATTTCTAGCAATCACAGCTCCGTGGTTTGTGTTGATTGCGCAACGTAATCCTAAGTTCCTAGAATTCTTTTTTATTCATGAGCATCTACAGCGCTTTACCCAAGACGCACACAGCAGAACAGGCCCTATTTATTATTTTGTTCCCCTACTCCTCATTGGCATCCTGCCATGGGCTCTTCAAATTCCAGGTGCTGTGGCTCAGGCTTGGAGCGAGCGTCGTCGCGAGTTTTCTGCTGGTTGGTTATTGGTATGCTGGTTTGTAGTGATATTTGCCTTTTTTAGCGTCTCACGCTCAAAGTTACCGGGATACATCATCCCTATTTTTCCCGCACTCGCCTTAGTGATTGGCAATCGTTTAGATCGCTTACTCGGAGATACCAATACCATGGCATTGCCTTGGAAATTACAAACGCTTGCGTTTGCCATTCTTGGTTGTGTTGGCTTTTTCTTTCTAGATGCTATTGGAAAGCAAGCAAGGCCCGATGAAATTGAAGCGTATGCGCAATACACCTACTGGGTGATTGCCGCATTAGTGGTACTAGCATCTTTTAGCGCTTATGCCGCATGGCGAAGTAAACGTGATGGCACTCGAAGCATCTTGAGTTTTGCTTGTGGATTTTTTCTTTACGCCATTATTGCTGGCACAGGACATGAGACCTTAGGCCACGCAGTTTCTGGTATCGATCTCGTAGAACGGGTGAAAGCCTCTATCCCTGAAAAAGTAAACTTCTATTCCGTTCGGCTTTTAGACCACACTGTTCCATTCTATTTAGGCAGAACGATGATCATGGTGGAATCACCTGACGAGCTCGAATTTGGTGTTAATCAAGAGCCCGAGCTCTGGATGCCGACTTTAGAGGCTTTTATTGGTCGCTGGAAAGAAGATCAAACCGCCTACGCCATCATGGTTCCCGAGCAATTTGATGCACTTCAAGCTCAAAATCTTCCAATGGTAGAGGTTGATCGTGACTCACGTAGAGTTATTGTGAAACATCCTGATGTGGCGAACGTGACGCAGTAACACTGTAATATCTGAGACATCATGTCAAATACCAGCTCTGAATTTATTCCGTTTACGCGCCCCAGTTTCAATCAAGAAACCATTGATGCTGTTTCAGAGATATTGCGTTCGGGATGGGTGACATCCGGCCCTAAGCTCGCAGAGTTTGAATCTACTTTAAGCAAGTATTTTGGTGATCGTCCAGTTCGTTGCTTTGCAAATGGCACTGCCACCATGAAGATCGCCCTTCAAGTTGCAGGCATTGGTGCCGGGGATGAAGTGATTACCACTCCAATTTCTTGGGTAGCAACATCCAATGTCATTTTGAGTGTTGGTGCAAAGCCCATATTCGTTGATATCGATCCAGTTACCCGAAATATTGATCTCAATAAAGTATCTGCTGCAATCACCCCCAAGACTCGCGCCATCATGCCAGTCTATTTAGCAGGCCTACCGGTTGACATGGATCAACTCTATGCTCTCGCAGAACAATACAAACTTCGTGTCATTGAAGATGCCGCTCAAGCCTTTGGATCACAGTGGAAAGGTAAGAAGATCGGTAGCTTCGGTGACTTAATCAGTTTCAGTTTTCAAGCCAATAAAAATCTCACCACTGTTGAAGGCGGATGTCTAGTCTTAAACAATGCAGATGAGGCCAAACTCGCAGAGAAATTCCGCCTCCAAGGCTTAACTCGTCAAGGCATAGATGGCATGGATGTTGATGTCCTTGGCGGGAAAGATAACTTGACTGATGTGAATGCCGCCATTGGTCTTGAGCAATTAAAACAACTACCCTCGTACCAAGCACGTCGAACTAATTTAGCCCGTCAATACTTTGATGTGATGCGTAACAAATTAAAAGCTGCCGGTTTAGTAGGTTTGAAATTAGAGCTTCCAGTGGAAAACTTTACTGATAGTAATTGGCATATGTTTCAGGTTGTGTTGCCACTTGAGCAATTGAATGCCGACCGCGCCCAAATCATGGCTGACTTAAAGGAGATTGGCATCGGCACCGGTGTTCACTACCCAGCCATCTCTGGCTTTACGCTCTATAAAAACCAAGGCTATAAAACCTCAGATACACCCATTGCTGAACGTATTGGCAAATCTATTCTGACCCTTCCTTTATTCCCCGCAATGGCGGATGAAGATATTGGCCGTATCGCCAGGGGATTAGTCGGAATTCTGGTGAAATACACCAAAAACTAGTGTTCTTGGGTTGAGACCGAAGAATCAGGCAAAATTGCGGCATGACTGCACATTTAGCCGCCAACCCAACACTGAGCATTGTTATCCCCGTATACAACGAGGAAGATGGGCTTCAGGCTCTGTTTGATCGCTTATATCCAGCATTAGATGCATTGGCTGCTAAACGAAACATCACTTACGAAATCGTTTTTGTTAACGATGGCAGCAAAGATCACTCTGCTGGCATTCTATCGAAGCAAGTAGAGTTGCGCCCCGATGTGACTCGCGCTGTTTTATTCCATAGCAACTTTGGGCAGCACATGGCCATCATGGCTGGGTTTGAATATGCTCAAGGCGAATACATCATTACCCTAGATGCTGACTTACAAAATCCACCCGAAGAAATTGATGCGCTCACTGAGCAATTATTAAAAGGTCATGATTACGTCGGCACTATTCGAGCTAATCGTCAAGACAGCTTCTTTCGAAAATTTGCCTCTCGCGCCATGAATCGCTTGCGTGAAAATATCACCTGCATCACGATGACCGATCAAGGCTGTATGTTGCGTGGCTATAGCCGTCGCATTGTTGATCTAGTTCGTCAATGTGATGAAAGCAATACCTTCATTCCGGCATTGGCTTATACCTTTTCTGCGAATCCAGTTGAAATATCCGTCAAGCATGAAGAGCGTTTTGCTGGTGAATCTAAATACCCGTTGTATCAACTCATACGCTTGAATTTTGATTTAGTGACAGGCTTCTCTATCATGCCGCTGCAGATCTTTTCGATCCTTGGCATACTTCTATCACTAGCAGCTGGCAGCTTATTCCTCTACCTACTGATACGCCGCTTTGTTTTGGGTGCTGAGGTTGAGGGTGTATTTACCCTCTTTGCGCTCACATTTTTCCTCATAGGCGTGATGCTATTTGGACTGGGCCTCTTGGGTGAATACATTGGCCGTATTTACCAGCAAATTCGCAAGCGTCCGCGCTATGTTGTTCAAACTGTCTTAGAGAAAAAATAATTGCACGCGGTCGTTTTTGCTTATCACGACGTAGGAGTCAACTGCCTCAAAGCACTTCTCAATGCCGGCATTCAAATTGACCTCGTGCTTACGCACCAAGATGACCCCAATGAGAATGTTTGGTTTGGAAGCGTAGCAAAATTATGCAATGAGAATAATATTCCATATATCACCCCCAGCTCTAGCGAACTACTGGGGTTGATTCCAAAGATTCAAGCGATAGCGCCTGATTACATTTTCTCTTTCTACTATCGCTTTATGATTCCTGAGCAAATTTTGGTATGCGCCAAAATTGCCGCACTCAATATGCATGGCTCGCTGCTACCAAAGTATCGCGGGCGGGCGCCAGTCAATTGGGCAATTCTGCATGGCGAAACTCAAACTGGTGCTACTTTGCATATCATGGAAGCAAAACCCGATGCTGGAGATATTGTTGGGCAG
The nucleotide sequence above comes from Polynucleobacter necessarius. Encoded proteins:
- a CDS encoding pyridoxal phosphate-dependent aminotransferase, whose translation is MKPILKSQKLENVCYDIRGPVLELAQRMEEEGHKIIKLNIGNVGVFGFDPPEEIQLDMIRNLSNASAYSDSKGIFAARKAIMQYYQEKGIQGVALDDVYTGNGVSELIVLSMNALLNDGNEVLVPTPDYPLWTAAVSLSSGTPVHYLCDESKDWAPDLNDLRKKITPRTKAIVVINPNNPTGAIYSKEVLLELTQIAREHGLILFADEIYDKMLYDGEKHLSLASLSTDVVIITFNGLSKNYRSCGYRAGWMVVSGDKEMVRDYIEGLNMLASMRLCANVPGQYAIQTALGGYQSINDLVGEGGRLAKQRDLAWKLIIEIPGVTCVKPKSALYLFPRLDPEVYPIEDDQQFVADLLKEEKVLLVQGSGFNWGKPDHFRVVFLPHEDVLKEAIGRLARFLERYRNKQGRKASSTVVKAS
- a CDS encoding Mth938-like domain-containing protein, whose product is MKLQSDLHSGANTITGYGDGYVEINKAPYAHAVLLSSDGAISEWPVQAFDDLEPNHFAQMVDLKPELILIGTGSRQRFPKPELLKALIEAKIGFEIMDSQAACRTYSILVGEGRQALLALIVEPI
- a CDS encoding ArnT family glycosyltransferase, which produces MQFSQIRQSSALNPGKILLLVIIYALLWFGTLNYRHLIPSDEGRYAEIAREMLVTGDWITPRYNGYKYFEKPPLQAWATAASFQMFGIGDWQARLWTALTGFLTILFVGFTGAKIYNARAGWLAAIVLASSPMWVISGHFNSLDMGLSSFLVAALCSLLLAQSSHNKNSCRNWMWVCWIFMALATLSKGVIGAAIPAMVFIAYSISTWDWKIWARLRLFSGSVLFLAITAPWFVLIAQRNPKFLEFFFIHEHLQRFTQDAHSRTGPIYYFVPLLLIGILPWALQIPGAVAQAWSERRREFSAGWLLVCWFVVIFAFFSVSRSKLPGYIIPIFPALALVIGNRLDRLLGDTNTMALPWKLQTLAFAILGCVGFFFLDAIGKQARPDEIEAYAQYTYWVIAALVVLASFSAYAAWRSKRDGTRSILSFACGFFLYAIIAGTGHETLGHAVSGIDLVERVKASIPEKVNFYSVRLLDHTVPFYLGRTMIMVESPDELEFGVNQEPELWMPTLEAFIGRWKEDQTAYAIMVPEQFDALQAQNLPMVEVDRDSRRVIVKHPDVANVTQ
- a CDS encoding DegT/DnrJ/EryC1/StrS family aminotransferase produces the protein MSNTSSEFIPFTRPSFNQETIDAVSEILRSGWVTSGPKLAEFESTLSKYFGDRPVRCFANGTATMKIALQVAGIGAGDEVITTPISWVATSNVILSVGAKPIFVDIDPVTRNIDLNKVSAAITPKTRAIMPVYLAGLPVDMDQLYALAEQYKLRVIEDAAQAFGSQWKGKKIGSFGDLISFSFQANKNLTTVEGGCLVLNNADEAKLAEKFRLQGLTRQGIDGMDVDVLGGKDNLTDVNAAIGLEQLKQLPSYQARRTNLARQYFDVMRNKLKAAGLVGLKLELPVENFTDSNWHMFQVVLPLEQLNADRAQIMADLKEIGIGTGVHYPAISGFTLYKNQGYKTSDTPIAERIGKSILTLPLFPAMADEDIGRIARGLVGILVKYTKN
- a CDS encoding glycosyltransferase, translated to MTAHLAANPTLSIVIPVYNEEDGLQALFDRLYPALDALAAKRNITYEIVFVNDGSKDHSAGILSKQVELRPDVTRAVLFHSNFGQHMAIMAGFEYAQGEYIITLDADLQNPPEEIDALTEQLLKGHDYVGTIRANRQDSFFRKFASRAMNRLRENITCITMTDQGCMLRGYSRRIVDLVRQCDESNTFIPALAYTFSANPVEISVKHEERFAGESKYPLYQLIRLNFDLVTGFSIMPLQIFSILGILLSLAAGSLFLYLLIRRFVLGAEVEGVFTLFALTFFLIGVMLFGLGLLGEYIGRIYQQIRKRPRYVVQTVLEKK
- a CDS encoding formyltransferase; translated protein: MHAVVFAYHDVGVNCLKALLNAGIQIDLVLTHQDDPNENVWFGSVAKLCNENNIPYITPSSSELLGLIPKIQAIAPDYIFSFYYRFMIPEQILVCAKIAALNMHGSLLPKYRGRAPVNWAILHGETQTGATLHIMEAKPDAGDIVGQASVNIGPNETATDVFGKVSKTAVNVIQQVLPSLIRGNVPRTPNELQKGSYFGGRKPSDGQIHWNQTAQQIHDLVRAVAPPYPGAFTDYQGKVMIVARTSLKGPFPANLDLGVCGIQVVDNRVFSICGDHQALEILEWFPASK